A window of the Fuscovulum sp. genome harbors these coding sequences:
- the glpK gene encoding glycerol kinase GlpK: MTHILAIDQGTTSSRAIIFDASLAVKAVAQEEFPQHYPASGWVEHDPSDLWSTVAGTARAVIEKAGISTTDIAAIGITNQRETTLIWDRATGEPIHRAIVWQDRRTADTCTALKDAGHEPMITARTGLLLDPYFSGTKIKWLLDHVPGARARAAKGELAFGTVDTFLIWKLTGGKVHATDATNAARTLIYNIAKGEWDADICALLDIPMSLLPDVRDCAADYGTTRADLFGREIPILGVAGDQQAATVGQACFAPGMMKSTYGTGCFALLNTGADMVPSKNRLLTTIAYRLDGKTTYALEGSIFIAGAVVQWLRDGLKIIREAKETQPLADAADPTQDVILVPAFTGLGAPYWRPDCRGAVYGLTRNSGPAELAKAALESVGYQTRDLLEAMRSDWGAAADGVLRVDGGMTASDWAMQFLSDILGAPVDRPVVTETTALGAAYLAGLKAGLCPAPAEFQKTWALERRFTPAMDAATRDAKYTRWGRAVAATMTV, translated from the coding sequence ATGACCCATATCCTCGCCATTGATCAGGGCACCACCTCTTCGCGCGCGATCATCTTCGACGCATCCCTTGCCGTTAAGGCCGTCGCACAAGAGGAATTCCCCCAGCACTACCCCGCCTCCGGCTGGGTGGAACATGACCCGTCCGATCTGTGGTCCACTGTCGCCGGCACCGCCCGCGCCGTGATCGAAAAGGCAGGCATCAGCACCACCGACATCGCCGCAATCGGCATCACCAATCAGCGCGAAACCACCCTCATCTGGGACCGCGCCACCGGCGAGCCGATCCACCGCGCCATTGTCTGGCAGGATCGCCGCACCGCCGACACCTGCACCGCGCTAAAAGACGCGGGACATGAACCGATGATCACCGCCCGCACGGGCCTGCTCCTTGATCCCTATTTCTCCGGGACAAAGATCAAATGGCTGCTTGACCACGTCCCCGGCGCCCGCGCCCGCGCGGCCAAGGGCGAGCTTGCCTTCGGCACTGTCGATACCTTCCTCATCTGGAAACTCACAGGCGGCAAGGTCCACGCCACCGACGCCACAAACGCCGCCCGCACACTCATTTACAACATCGCCAAGGGCGAATGGGACGCCGACATCTGCGCCCTTCTGGACATCCCCATGTCCCTCCTGCCCGATGTTCGCGACTGCGCCGCCGATTACGGAACCACGCGCGCCGATCTGTTCGGTCGCGAAATCCCGATCCTTGGCGTCGCCGGTGACCAGCAGGCCGCCACCGTGGGCCAGGCCTGTTTCGCGCCGGGAATGATGAAATCCACCTACGGCACCGGCTGTTTTGCGCTTCTGAACACCGGCGCTGACATGGTGCCGTCAAAGAACCGCCTGCTCACCACCATCGCCTACCGGCTGGATGGCAAGACGACCTACGCCCTCGAAGGCTCCATCTTCATCGCAGGCGCGGTCGTCCAATGGCTCCGCGATGGGCTCAAGATCATCCGTGAGGCAAAGGAAACCCAGCCCCTCGCCGATGCCGCCGACCCGACACAGGACGTGATCCTCGTCCCTGCCTTCACCGGCCTCGGCGCACCCTACTGGCGCCCCGATTGTCGCGGCGCGGTCTATGGCCTGACCCGCAATTCCGGCCCCGCCGAACTCGCAAAGGCCGCACTGGAAAGCGTCGGCTACCAGACCCGCGACCTTCTTGAGGCAATGCGCTCTGACTGGGGCGCCGCCGCCGATGGCGTCTTGCGCGTCGATGGCGGCATGACGGCCAGCGATTGGGCCATGCAATTCCTCTCCGACATCCTCGGCGCGCCGGTCGATCGCCCTGTCGTCACTGAAACCACCGCGCTGGGTGCCGCCTATCTCGCCGGCCTCAAGGCGGGCCTCTGCCCAGCCCCTGCCGAATTCCAAAAGACATGGGCGCTGGAACGCCGCTTCACCCCCGCGATGGACGCCGCCACCCGGGATGCCAAATACACGCGCTGGGGCCGTGCCGTCGCCGCCACCATGACAGTGTGA
- a CDS encoding ABC transporter substrate-binding protein produces MRLRQTATAMALALIAFGSAPAWADMEAAKAFLDAEIGDQSTLSRADQEAEMQWFIDAAAPFAGMDIKVVSETITTHEYEAKVLAPAFTAITGIKVTHDLIGEGDVVEKLQTQMQSGENIYDAYINDSDLIGTHWRYQQARNLTDWMAGEGAAVTNPNLDLADFIGTKFTTAPDGKLYQLPDQQFANLYWFRYDWFNDQKTKDDFKAKYGYDLGVPLNWSAYEDIAEFFTGRDMSYAGGPATGVFGNMDYGKKDPSLGWRYTDAWMSMAGMGDVGEPNGLPVDEWGIRVNENSQPVGSCVARGGATNDAAAVYAVTKAIDWLQRFTPPEAQGMTFGEAGPVPAQGSIAQQMFWYTAFTADMVKPGLPVMNEDGTPKWRMAPSPHGAYWQDGMKVGYQDVGSWTLMQSTPVDRAQAAWLYAQFVTSKTVDVKKSHVGLTFARESTIQHQSFTDRAPQLGGLVEFYRSPARVQWSPTGTNVPDYPKLAQLWWQNIGDAMSGAKTPQEALDALCEEQEKVLERLERAGVQGDIGPKMNEPQDPQVWIDEPGSPVGPLENEKPQGETISYDELIKSWQQG; encoded by the coding sequence ATGAGACTCAGACAAACCGCAACGGCGATGGCGCTTGCGCTCATTGCCTTCGGCTCGGCCCCGGCCTGGGCTGACATGGAGGCCGCCAAGGCCTTCCTCGATGCTGAAATCGGCGATCAATCCACCCTGTCCCGCGCCGATCAAGAGGCGGAAATGCAGTGGTTCATCGACGCCGCTGCCCCCTTCGCGGGCATGGACATCAAGGTGGTGTCGGAAACCATCACCACCCACGAATACGAAGCCAAGGTCCTTGCTCCGGCCTTCACCGCCATCACCGGCATCAAGGTCACCCATGACCTGATCGGCGAAGGCGACGTGGTGGAAAAGCTGCAGACGCAGATGCAGTCGGGCGAGAACATCTATGACGCCTACATCAACGACTCTGACCTGATCGGCACCCACTGGCGCTATCAGCAGGCCCGCAACCTGACCGACTGGATGGCAGGCGAAGGCGCAGCGGTCACCAACCCGAACCTCGATCTGGCCGATTTCATCGGTACCAAGTTCACGACCGCCCCGGACGGCAAGCTCTATCAGCTGCCCGACCAGCAGTTCGCGAACCTCTACTGGTTCCGCTATGACTGGTTCAACGATCAGAAAACCAAGGACGACTTTAAGGCCAAGTACGGCTATGACTTGGGCGTTCCGCTGAACTGGTCCGCATACGAGGACATCGCCGAATTCTTCACCGGCCGCGACATGTCCTATGCGGGTGGCCCGGCAACCGGCGTCTTTGGCAACATGGACTACGGCAAAAAGGACCCGTCCCTCGGCTGGCGCTACACCGATGCGTGGATGTCCATGGCCGGCATGGGCGATGTGGGTGAACCCAACGGCCTTCCGGTCGATGAATGGGGCATCCGCGTGAACGAAAACTCGCAGCCTGTCGGCTCCTGCGTTGCGCGTGGCGGTGCCACCAACGACGCCGCCGCCGTCTATGCCGTGACCAAGGCCATCGACTGGCTCCAGCGGTTCACCCCGCCGGAAGCGCAAGGGATGACCTTCGGCGAAGCCGGTCCGGTTCCTGCCCAGGGCTCTATCGCCCAGCAGATGTTCTGGTACACCGCCTTCACCGCCGACATGGTCAAGCCGGGCCTGCCCGTCATGAACGAGGATGGCACGCCCAAGTGGCGCATGGCCCCCTCGCCGCACGGCGCCTACTGGCAGGACGGCATGAAGGTTGGCTATCAGGACGTGGGTTCGTGGACCCTGATGCAATCGACCCCGGTCGATCGCGCTCAGGCCGCATGGCTCTATGCCCAGTTCGTCACCTCGAAAACCGTGGACGTGAAGAAGTCGCATGTCGGCCTGACCTTCGCGCGTGAATCGACCATCCAGCACCAGTCCTTCACGGATCGTGCGCCGCAGCTTGGCGGTCTGGTCGAATTCTACCGCAGCCCGGCCCGCGTGCAGTGGTCGCCCACCGGCACCAACGTTCCTGACTATCCGAAGCTGGCCCAGCTGTGGTGGCAGAACATCGGCGACGCCATGTCGGGGGCCAAAACCCCGCAAGAGGCGCTCGATGCCCTGTGCGAAGAGCAGGAAAAGGTGCTGGAACGTCTGGAACGCGCAGGCGTGCAGGGTGACATCGGCCCGAAGATGAACGAACCGCAGGATCCGCAGGTCTGGATCGACGAACCCGGTTCGCCCGTCGGCCCGCTGGAGAACGAAAAGCCCCAGGGCGAAACGATCTCCTATGACGAACTGATCAAGTCCTGGCAGCAGGGCTGA
- a CDS encoding DUF2160 domain-containing protein, translated as MTKTRWNTIYLTTFAALAAIFAALLAAVPRTEDGIDWFAPLIEGGWMAWTFPIALFFYCIACLLILFTLLAIRYPETPRRGILRIETTRGDRLFISLLGSAFICVGWLFAFGAPLTGALICCLIYAAAVFRWV; from the coding sequence ATGACCAAAACCCGCTGGAACACGATCTACCTGACCACCTTCGCGGCGCTTGCGGCGATCTTTGCCGCCCTTCTTGCCGCCGTGCCCCGCACCGAAGACGGGATCGACTGGTTCGCCCCGCTGATTGAAGGCGGCTGGATGGCCTGGACCTTCCCCATCGCCTTGTTCTTCTATTGCATCGCCTGCCTGCTGATCCTCTTCACGCTGCTGGCGATCCGTTACCCCGAAACCCCGCGCCGCGGCATCCTGCGGATCGAAACCACGCGCGGTGACCGGCTGTTCATTTCCCTTCTCGGGTCGGCCTTCATCTGTGTGGGCTGGCTCTTCGCCTTCGGTGCGCCCCTCACGGGCGCGCTGATCTGTTGCCTGATCTACGCCGCAGCGGTCTTCCGCTGGGTGTGA
- a CDS encoding carbohydrate ABC transporter permease, with amino-acid sequence MRLRGSALVMTLYLLFLLIPIYWLVNMSFKTNTEITSTFTLFPADFTIQNYVTILTDPSWYMGYVNSIIYVTMNVVISLTVALPAAYAFSRYSFMGDKHLFFWLLTNRMAPPAVFALPFFQLYSSVGLFDTHIAVALAHCLFNVPLAVWILEGFMRGVPKEIDETAYIDGYSFGHFFVKIFMPLIASGIGVAAFFCFMFSWVELLLSRTLTSVNAKPIAATMTRTVSASGMDWGVLAAAGVLTIVPGALVIYFVRNYIAKGFALGRV; translated from the coding sequence ATGCGCCTGCGCGGCTCCGCCCTGGTAATGACGCTCTACCTGCTGTTCCTGCTGATCCCGATCTATTGGCTCGTGAACATGAGCTTCAAGACCAATACCGAGATCACCTCGACCTTCACCCTGTTCCCGGCCGATTTCACGATCCAGAACTACGTGACGATCCTCACCGATCCATCCTGGTACATGGGCTATGTGAACTCGATCATCTACGTCACGATGAACGTGGTGATCTCGCTGACGGTCGCCCTGCCTGCCGCCTATGCGTTCTCGCGCTACAGCTTCATGGGCGACAAGCACCTGTTCTTCTGGCTGCTGACCAACCGCATGGCCCCGCCTGCCGTCTTCGCCCTGCCGTTCTTTCAGCTCTATTCCTCGGTCGGCCTGTTCGACACGCACATCGCCGTGGCCTTGGCGCATTGCCTTTTCAACGTCCCCCTCGCGGTCTGGATCCTTGAAGGCTTCATGCGCGGCGTGCCCAAGGAAATTGATGAAACCGCCTATATCGACGGCTACTCCTTCGGGCATTTCTTCGTGAAGATCTTCATGCCTCTCATCGCTTCAGGCATCGGCGTCGCGGCCTTCTTCTGTTTCATGTTCTCATGGGTGGAACTGTTGCTGTCGCGCACGCTGACTTCGGTCAACGCCAAACCCATCGCCGCCACCATGACCCGCACCGTATCCGCGTCTGGTATGGATTGGGGCGTGCTGGCCGCCGCAGGGGTGCTGACCATCGTGCCGGGTGCCTTGGTGATCTACTTCGTACGCAACTACATCGCCAAGGGCTTTGCCCTGGGCCGCGTGTGA
- a CDS encoding sugar ABC transporter permease: MEKTQNNKAWFLVLPVLVVVAFSAIIPLMTVVNYSVNDTFGDNQFFWAGLEWFEEMVTSDRLHGALGRQILFSAIILAIEVPLGIYIALNMPKKGFWASVCLVLMALPLLIPFNVVGTIWQIFGRVDIGLLGHYLAELGIDYNYTNDPIDAWVTVVVMDVWHWTSLVALLCYAGLQSIPEAYYQAARVDQASRWSVFRYIELPKMAGVLLIAVLLRFMDSFMIYTEPFVVTGGGPGNATTFLSIDLVKMAVGQFDLGPAAAFSIMYFLVILLVSWVFYTVMTNLDKEEGK; encoded by the coding sequence ATGGAAAAGACCCAGAACAACAAGGCCTGGTTCCTTGTCCTGCCTGTCCTCGTCGTGGTGGCCTTCTCGGCCATCATCCCGCTGATGACGGTGGTGAACTATTCGGTCAACGATACCTTCGGCGACAACCAGTTCTTCTGGGCGGGGCTGGAGTGGTTTGAGGAAATGGTCACCTCCGACCGCCTGCATGGCGCGCTGGGGCGGCAGATCCTGTTCTCGGCCATCATTCTGGCCATCGAGGTGCCTCTGGGCATCTACATCGCCCTGAACATGCCGAAAAAAGGCTTCTGGGCCTCGGTCTGCCTTGTTCTCATGGCATTGCCGCTGCTGATCCCGTTCAACGTTGTGGGCACCATCTGGCAGATCTTTGGTCGCGTCGATATCGGCCTTCTGGGCCACTATCTGGCCGAGCTTGGCATCGACTACAACTACACCAACGATCCCATCGACGCCTGGGTAACCGTGGTGGTCATGGATGTCTGGCACTGGACCAGCTTGGTCGCGCTCCTTTGCTATGCAGGCCTGCAATCCATCCCCGAGGCCTATTATCAGGCCGCCCGCGTGGATCAGGCCAGCCGTTGGAGCGTGTTCCGCTACATCGAACTGCCCAAGATGGCGGGCGTGCTGCTGATCGCGGTCCTGCTGCGCTTCATGGACAGCTTCATGATCTATACCGAACCCTTCGTCGTCACCGGCGGTGGCCCCGGCAACGCGACCACCTTCCTGTCCATCGACCTCGTGAAGATGGCCGTGGGCCAGTTCGACCTTGGCCCCGCCGCCGCCTTCTCGATCATGTATTTCCTCGTGATCTTGCTGGTGAGCTGGGTGTTCTACACCGTGATGACCAACCTCGACAAAGAAGAGGGCAAGTAA
- a CDS encoding ABC transporter ATP-binding protein: protein MAQITLKNLAHSYFPNPRGEHDFALKEMDHVWQDGGAYALLGSSGCGKTTLLNIISGLLKPSQGRVLFGDRDVTDSETAERNIAQVFQFPVVYDTMTVRENLAFPLRNRGMDAAYIKARVGQIATMIGMEATLDRKARGLTADAKQKISLGRGMVREDVNAILFDEPLTVIDPHMKWELRTQLKQLHREFGHTMIYVTHDQTEALTFADKVVVMYDGRVVQMGTPEDLFETPAHTFVGYFIGSPGMNLLPADVRGDTAHLQGAAVPLGAAYGPITGRTQIGIRPEYAVLTAGDGLPITIKRVEDVGRHRIIRGEVAGSTVNVIAPEGMAVGAELTHVRFTPDRINVYADDWRVAPLGGAA from the coding sequence ATGGCACAGATCACCCTCAAGAACCTCGCCCACAGCTACTTTCCCAACCCGCGCGGCGAACATGACTTCGCCTTGAAGGAAATGGATCACGTCTGGCAGGACGGCGGGGCCTATGCCCTTCTGGGCTCATCCGGCTGCGGCAAGACCACGCTGCTGAACATCATCTCGGGCCTTCTGAAACCGTCTCAGGGCCGCGTGTTGTTCGGCGACCGTGACGTGACAGACTCCGAAACCGCCGAGCGCAACATCGCGCAGGTGTTCCAGTTCCCGGTCGTCTACGACACCATGACCGTGCGCGAAAACCTCGCCTTCCCGCTGCGCAACCGGGGCATGGACGCAGCCTATATCAAGGCGCGCGTCGGCCAGATCGCCACCATGATCGGGATGGAGGCGACGCTGGATCGCAAGGCCCGCGGTCTGACGGCGGATGCCAAGCAGAAGATCAGCCTTGGCCGCGGCATGGTGCGCGAAGATGTCAACGCCATCCTCTTCGACGAACCGCTCACCGTGATCGACCCGCACATGAAATGGGAGCTTCGCACCCAGCTCAAACAGCTGCACCGCGAATTCGGCCATACGATGATTTACGTCACCCATGACCAGACCGAGGCGCTCACCTTCGCCGACAAGGTGGTGGTGATGTATGACGGGCGCGTCGTGCAGATGGGCACGCCAGAAGACCTTTTTGAAACCCCCGCCCATACCTTTGTGGGCTATTTCATCGGCTCGCCGGGCATGAACCTTCTGCCCGCCGACGTCCGGGGCGACACCGCGCATCTGCAAGGCGCGGCTGTGCCGCTGGGTGCGGCCTACGGGCCAATCACGGGCCGCACCCAGATCGGCATCCGCCCTGAATATGCCGTGCTGACCGCAGGCGATGGCCTGCCCATCACCATCAAACGCGTCGAAGACGTGGGCCGCCACCGCATCATCCGCGGCGAAGTCGCGGGCAGCACCGTCAACGTGATCGCCCCCGAAGGCATGGCCGTGGGCGCAGAACTGACCCATGTCCGGTTCACACCCGACCGTATCAATGTCTATGCCGACGACTGGCGCGTCGCACCGCTCGGGGGGGCCGCCTGA
- a CDS encoding ABC transporter ATP-binding protein: MALELKAISRVVKGQVHIHPTTLTLEKGTMNVLLGPTSSGKTSLMRLMAGLDAPSTGTLHWHGQDVTGQRVQDRKVAMVYQQFINYPAMSVYDNIASPLRLMGKTKAEIDRAVMETADMLKLTPMLTRKPLELSGGQQQRCALARALVKGAGLVLLDEPLANLDYKLREELRAEIPRIFEESGAIFVYATTEPEEALLLGGNTATLWEGRVTQFGPTPTVYRQPADATTARVFSDPPMNFVPCVKEGHRVNFGGHANAPADGPFAALPDGRYTAGFRANHLHLNTHSGQAVEFRCTLGVTEITGSETFLHLTHGSDRWVGLVHGVHDLTAGHEVSVWLDPAHVYIFDAEGRLAAPAAYAAAA; this comes from the coding sequence ATGGCGCTGGAACTGAAAGCCATCAGCCGGGTCGTAAAGGGGCAGGTTCATATCCACCCCACGACCCTGACGCTGGAAAAAGGCACCATGAACGTGCTGCTTGGCCCCACCTCATCGGGCAAGACCTCGCTGATGCGGCTTATGGCAGGCCTTGATGCGCCCAGCACCGGCACGCTGCATTGGCACGGGCAGGATGTCACCGGCCAGCGCGTGCAGGACCGCAAGGTCGCTATGGTCTATCAGCAGTTCATCAACTACCCGGCGATGAGCGTCTATGACAACATCGCCTCGCCCCTCCGCCTGATGGGCAAAACAAAGGCCGAGATTGACCGCGCGGTGATGGAAACCGCCGACATGCTCAAGCTCACCCCGATGCTGACCCGCAAACCGCTGGAACTGTCGGGCGGCCAGCAACAGCGCTGCGCCCTCGCGCGGGCACTGGTCAAAGGCGCAGGGTTGGTGCTGCTCGACGAACCCCTCGCCAACCTCGATTACAAACTGCGCGAGGAACTCCGCGCCGAAATCCCCCGCATATTTGAGGAATCCGGCGCGATCTTCGTCTATGCCACCACCGAACCCGAAGAAGCCCTGCTTCTGGGCGGCAACACCGCCACGCTCTGGGAAGGCCGCGTCACGCAATTCGGCCCCACCCCGACCGTCTACCGCCAACCCGCCGACGCCACCACCGCGCGCGTGTTCAGCGATCCGCCGATGAACTTCGTCCCCTGCGTCAAGGAAGGCCACCGCGTCAATTTCGGCGGCCACGCCAATGCCCCCGCCGACGGCCCCTTCGCCGCCCTGCCCGATGGCCGCTACACTGCCGGCTTCCGCGCCAATCATCTTCATCTGAACACCCATTCCGGGCAGGCGGTCGAATTCCGCTGCACACTGGGCGTGACGGAGATCACGGGATCGGAAACCTTCCTGCACCTGACCCATGGCTCCGACCGCTGGGTCGGCCTAGTACATGGCGTGCATGACCTGACCGCCGGACATGAGGTAAGCGTCTGGCTCGACCCCGCCCATGTCTACATCTTTGATGCCGAAGGCCGCCTCGCGGCACCTGCGGCCTATGCGGCGGCAGCCTGA
- the glpD gene encoding glycerol-3-phosphate dehydrogenase yields MIPKNRPETADLFIIGGGINGCGIARDATGRGLSVVLAEQGDLAQATSSASTKLFHGGLRYLEYFEFRLVREALEERETLLVAMPHISWPMRFVLPYHPDMRFEGDTPTGRLLSRLMPWMKGRRPAWLIRLGLFLYDTLGGRKILPSTRTLDLTTDPAGKPLQSRFRHAYEYSDCWVEDSKLVSLNARDAAQRGATILTRTRVISANRTGEMWEITTDGPDGQQVHHARALVNAGGPWVEDVIRNVARINSSEGVRLVRGSHIVTKKLYDHDRCYFFQGTDGRIIFAIPYEQDFTLIGTTDQDHKGAPKDAVCSDAERDYLLNFASQYFAKPVTLKDVVWTYSGVRPLYNDGAKSATAATRDYVLSLDGNGAPLLNVFGGKITTYRRLAESALEKLTPYFPQAKGPWTARVALPGGDFPHDGVAALTASLKANHPFLSDYWAARLIRAYGSEAATLLRGATSAADLGRDFGGTLTEAEVRWLMQHEFARAAADIVWRRTKLGLRMTKEQIAALDDFMAGAATHGAISPAAE; encoded by the coding sequence GTGATACCGAAGAACAGGCCCGAAACGGCCGATCTGTTCATCATCGGCGGCGGCATCAACGGATGCGGCATCGCCCGCGACGCAACGGGTCGCGGCCTGTCGGTGGTGCTTGCCGAACAGGGCGATCTGGCTCAGGCCACATCGTCAGCTTCGACCAAGCTTTTCCACGGCGGCCTGCGCTATCTGGAATATTTCGAATTTCGTCTGGTGCGCGAGGCGCTGGAGGAACGCGAAACCCTGCTTGTCGCCATGCCCCACATCTCGTGGCCCATGCGTTTCGTGCTGCCCTACCATCCCGACATGCGGTTCGAAGGCGATACGCCCACAGGTCGCCTCCTGTCGCGCCTGATGCCCTGGATGAAGGGGCGCCGCCCTGCATGGCTCATTCGGCTTGGCCTGTTCCTCTATGACACGCTCGGTGGCCGTAAGATCCTGCCTTCCACCCGCACGCTGGACTTGACAACCGATCCCGCAGGCAAACCGCTGCAATCGCGGTTCCGCCACGCCTATGAATACTCCGATTGCTGGGTTGAGGATTCCAAGCTCGTCTCCCTCAACGCCCGCGATGCGGCCCAGCGCGGCGCCACCATCCTGACGCGCACCCGCGTCATCTCGGCCAACCGCACCGGCGAGATGTGGGAGATCACCACCGACGGCCCCGATGGCCAGCAGGTCCACCACGCCCGCGCGCTGGTCAATGCAGGCGGCCCTTGGGTCGAAGACGTGATCCGCAATGTCGCGCGGATCAATTCATCCGAAGGCGTCCGTCTCGTGCGCGGGTCGCACATCGTGACCAAGAAACTCTACGACCATGACCGCTGCTATTTCTTTCAGGGCACCGATGGGCGCATCATCTTCGCCATTCCCTATGAACAGGATTTCACCCTCATCGGCACCACCGATCAGGATCACAAGGGCGCACCCAAGGATGCGGTCTGTTCCGATGCGGAACGCGATTACCTGCTGAATTTCGCCAGCCAGTATTTCGCCAAGCCCGTCACGCTGAAGGATGTCGTCTGGACATATTCCGGCGTCCGCCCGCTTTATAACGATGGCGCGAAATCGGCCACGGCGGCCACTCGCGACTATGTTCTGTCGCTGGATGGCAACGGCGCGCCGCTGCTCAATGTTTTTGGCGGCAAGATCACCACCTATCGCCGCTTGGCCGAGTCTGCTTTGGAAAAGCTGACACCCTATTTCCCGCAGGCAAAGGGGCCGTGGACCGCCCGCGTCGCCTTGCCCGGCGGAGATTTCCCACATGATGGCGTGGCCGCGCTGACCGCATCGCTCAAGGCCAACCACCCCTTCCTATCCGATTACTGGGCCGCGCGCCTGATCCGCGCCTACGGGTCTGAGGCGGCCACCCTCCTGCGCGGGGCCACCTCCGCCGCTGATCTTGGCCGCGATTTCGGCGGCACCCTGACCGAGGCCGAGGTGCGCTGGCTGATGCAGCACGAATTCGCCCGCGCCGCCGCAGATATCGTCTGGCGGCGCACAAAGCTTGGTCTGCGCATGACCAAGGAACAGATCGCCGCACTGGATGATTTCATGGCAGGCGCGGCAACCCACGGGGCCATCAGCCCCGCGGCAGAATAA